The DNA sequence GAGCATCGCGCGCGTCATCGGCCCCACACCACCGGGCACGGGCGTGATGGCGCTCGCCTGCTCCTTCGCCGACTCGAACTCGACGTCGCCGACGAGTTCGTAGCCTTTCTCGGTGTCGGCGTCCACCCGGTTCACCCCGACGTCGATCACTACTGCACCCTCGCCGATCATCGAGCCGTCGACGAGTTCGGGCGCGCCGACCGCCGCGACCACGACGTCGGCGTTTCGCGTCTTCTCGGCCAGATCCTGGGTTCGTGAGTGACAGACGGTGACCGTCGCGTTGCCGTCGTCGGCCTTCTGGAGCAGGAGGTTCGCGAGCGGTTTGCCGACGATGCGCGAGCGCCCGACGATGGTGATGTCCTTGCCCTCGGTGTCGACGTTCGCCGATGCGAGGAGTTTCTGGACCCCGTGCGGCGTACAGGGTTTGAATCGCGCGTCGCCCGCGACGAGGCGGCCGACGTTCTCGGGGTGGAAGCCGTCGACGTCCTTCGCGGGGTCGATCCGGCGGATGACCTCCCGATAGTCGATCTGGTCGGGGGTCGGGTCCTGGACGAGGTAGCCGTGGACCTCGGGGTCGTCGTTGAGTTCGTCGATGGTCGAGTTGAGGTCGTCCTGCGAGGCGTCGGCGGGGAGTTCGACGTGGACGCCGTTGATCCCGACCTCCTCGCAGTCGCGCTGTTTCATCGAGACGTAGGT is a window from the Halococcus hamelinensis 100A6 genome containing:
- the folD gene encoding bifunctional methylenetetrahydrofolate dehydrogenase/methenyltetrahydrofolate cyclohydrolase FolD yields the protein MTDVIDGNAVADDIRSSLEDCIATFEDAGVTPGLATVLVGDDPASETYVSMKQRDCEEVGINGVHVELPADASQDDLNSTIDELNDDPEVHGYLVQDPTPDQIDYREVIRRIDPAKDVDGFHPENVGRLVAGDARFKPCTPHGVQKLLASANVDTEGKDITIVGRSRIVGKPLANLLLQKADDGNATVTVCHSRTQDLAEKTRNADVVVAAVGAPELVDGSMIGEGAVVIDVGVNRVDADTEKGYELVGDVEFESAKEQASAITPVPGGVGPMTRAMLLYNTVKAASEQEGVDVDLP